From a single Pempheris klunzingeri isolate RE-2024b chromosome 2, fPemKlu1.hap1, whole genome shotgun sequence genomic region:
- the oser1 gene encoding oxidative stress-responsive serine-rich protein 1, producing MEAGGKDCEEETLQTAFKKLRVDAESLSGAVIVSEALAPRVASRACLDTNGAKPKLSCPKDNWHGCMKKTSRGPSRTQRRRRSKSPILHPSKFNYCSTASASALSTPCGCLKHQRLAMPEPVEPSSVDVQELSSSGTPSHISPLVFGSRAGNETHTEAVVPSQELPTIVTTVATSPRDRGSSGNGQLSEESGPQKSACDGEAAPQISGPGEATDFRVLSKLTLTHSTAEGPHATSCSCGWRKSSQEESKQGAESQCQSNHQSWAGVEVYSFTGFRSVISECERSLPNQKDGPRTLSTNSNAATALSPSSSSATLPSGSPRSCSEQARAYVDDITIEDLSGYMEYYLFIPKKMSHMAEMMYT from the exons ATGGAGGCAGGAGGGAAGGATTGTGAAGAGGAAACACTGCAGACTGCATTTAAGAAGCTGAGAGTTGATGCTGAGAG ttTATCCGGAGCTGTGATTGTCTCGGAGGCATTGGCTCCCAGAGTAGCGTCTCGTGCTTGTCTTGACACCAACGGAGCAAAGCCCAAACTCAGCTGCCCAAAGGACAACTGGCATGG CTGTATGAAGAAAACTTCTAGGGGACCATCGAGAACCCAGCGGCGCCGGAGATCCAAGTCCCCCATCCTCCACCCTTCAAAGTTTAACTACTGCAGCACAGCTTCAGCTTCTGCACTGTCTACCCCATGCGGCTGCCTGAAGCACCAACGCTTGGCCATGCCAGAACCTGTGGAGCCTTCCTCTGTAGATGTCCAGGAGCTCTCTTCCTCAGGTACTCCCAGCCACATTTCCCCACTGGTTTTTGGATCTCGTGCTGGGAACGAGACACATACTGAAGCTGTGGTTCCCTCCCAAGAGCTCCCCACTATTGTTACTACAGTCGCGACTTCACCCAGAGATAGAGGAAGTTCTGGAAATGGCCAATTGAGCGAGGAGAGTGGCCCACAGAAAAGTGCCTGTGATGGAGAAGCAGCACCTCAGATATCTGGACCTGGAGAAGCCACTGACTTCCGAGTTTTATCcaagctaaccctaacccacagCACAGCCGAAGGCCCCCACGCCACTTCCTGCTCTTGTGGCTGGAGAAAGAGTTCTCAGGAAGAGAGCAAGCAGGGGGCTGAATCTCAGTGCCAGTCCAATCATCAGAGCTGGGCTGGCGTGGAGGTGTACTCCTTCACTGGGTTCCGCAGTGTCATCTCCGAGTGCGAGAGGAGCCTGCCGAACCAGAAGGATGGCCCCAGAACTCTGAGCACCAACAGTAATGCTGCCACAGCTTTGTCACCTTCATCGTCGTCAGCAACATTGCCATCAGGCTCCCCTCGCTCTTGTTCGGAGCAGGCACGGGCCTATGTTGACGACATTACAATAGAGGACCTTTCTGGCTACATGGAGTATTATCTCTTCATCCCCAAGAAGATGTCTCACATGGCTGAGATGATGTACACTTAA
- the rbm15b gene encoding putative RNA-binding protein 15B encodes MKRQAGRETSPSRSVVKRIRERERESSRREELPPPPLALLLAESRGYHRRSRSREREKTRIREERAAALELHHRHELSLLGRPPLRTTAAELPAARPGTLEYKTLLISNLGSQVADEDVEDALFHEFKKFGDVSVKLSHTPELGRIAYVNFRHPEDAKEARHAKSSRLVLGDRQLKIEPMYVRRRSVTPPDVGYLPLHAPYPYRQRSLSPPGPGVNIRDLRARHYALETLGLSRERERLLDYYGMLDERGRPYGFPPMPVVEDLKPEDDQRATSNLFIGNLDGNVTEAELRRGFDKYGIIEDVVIKRPARGQGGAYAFVKFQNLDMAHRAKVAMQGRLIGGNPIKIGYGKANPTTRLWVGGLGPGNSLAALAREFDRFGSIRNIDYVKGDSFAYIQYESLDAAQAACGQMRGFPLGGPERRLRVDFAKVEETPSRPFPPGYQPPVAPPSHYDLLGETYSRHHSLERELRGARDRSSPPSHSLLSQRDRERALLERDFPTSPTRSLERRAGGVEAFGRSGRTVRSRSRSRERWLKEREERRSRRRSRSRSLSTDRQTEEREKERGRSRVRGPGGAVSPDVSPDRARVRAPDSTTEPRHHSPDSGAGGRHPIINEEDPASGRHHSKRCSSEHLNNHHHRNNEVIAISSPVIHMDTHTSSSPSTLLEFSQASLSKMWQGFFALKNSSFPTDLYMLEGSSSFFNTVMKDSLKLQSQNHPSQLKIAQRLRMDQTRLDEVARRVKLGRPDGFAILLALQGPIDRQAPAPEPGLQVRLLRHLVTYLRNKEAAGVVSLPAAKEGGPGAMLYAFPPGDFSQQYLQAAKRTVGNLEEEHMVIVIVTDTN; translated from the coding sequence ATGAAGAGGCAGGCCGGGAGAGAGACTAGTCCGTCCAGGTCCGTCGTTAAACGGATACGGGAAAGGGAACGAGAGAGTTCGCGGAGAGAGGAGCTCCCACCGCCGCCGCTGGCTCTGCTCCTGGCTGAGAGCCGGGGATATCACCGACGCAGTCGAAGCAGGGAGCGAGAGAAGACGCGGATCCGGGAGGAGCGGGCGGCTGCCTTGGAGCTCCACCACCGACATGAGCTTAGTCTCCTTGGTCGTCCGCCACTACGGACCACGGCGGCGGAGCTTCCCGCCGCCAGGCCGGGAACTCTGGAGTACAAAACACTGCTCATCAGCAACCTCGGCTCCCAGGTCGCGGACGAGGACGTGGAGGACGCACTGTTTCATGAGTTCAAAAAGTTCGGAGACGTCAGCGTGAAATTGTCGCACACGCCGGAGCTGGGCCGGATCGCCTACGTGAATTTTCGGCATCCGGAGGACGCCAAGGAGGCCAGGCACGCCAAATCCTCCAGATTAGTTTTGGGTGACCGACAGCTTAAAATTGAACCCATGTATGTTAGGAGGCGGAGTGTCACGCCGCCAGACGTTGGTTATTTGCCCCTACACGCACCGTACCCCTACAGACAGCGCTCCCTCTCCCCTCCGGGCCCTGGTGTGAACATTCGAGACCTCAGAGCGAGACATTATGCCTTAGAGACCCTGGGTCttagcagagagagggagaggctgctGGATTATTATGGCATGTTGGATGAGAGGGGCCGGCCCTATGGATTTCCTCCTATGCCAGTTGTGGAGGACTTAAAACCTGAGGATGATCAGAGGGCGACCAGTAACCTTTTTATTGGAAATCTGGATGGTAATGTTACAGAAGCAGAACTAAGGAGGGGTTTTGACAAGTATGGCATCATTGAGGATGTTGTAATTAAACGCCCAGCTCGCGGACAGGGTGGGGCATATGCCTTTGTGAAGTTTCAGAACCTAGACATGGCCCACAGGGCCAAAGTGGCCATGCAGGGACGGTTGATTGGTGGCAATCCAATAAAAATTGGCTATGGCAAAGCTAATCCAACCACACGCCTCTGGGTGGGTGGTCTTGGGCCTGGTAACTCCCTTGCTGCCCTTGCTCGGGAATTTGACCGCTTTGGAAGTATAAGGAATATTGACTATGTTAAGGGGGACAGTTTTGCTTACATTCAATATGAAAGTTTGGATGCTGCTCAGGCTGCCTGTGGCCAAATGAGGGGGTTCCCGTTAGGTGGGCCTGAGCGGCGTCTGAGAGTTGACTTTGCTAAAGTTGAGGAGACCCCTTCTCGACCTTTTCCTCCTGGTTACCAGCCCCCTGTCGCACCCCCTTCTCACTATGACCTCCTTGGTGAGACCTACAGCCGCCATCACAGCCTGGAACGAGAGCTGAGGGGAGCCAGAGATCGCTCATCGCCGCCCTCCCACAGCCTTCTCTCCCAGAGGGATAGAGAGCGGGCCCTGCTTGAGAGAGACTTCCCAACCAGCCCCACCCGTAGtttagagaggagagcagggggagTGGAGGCTTTTGGTAGGAGTGGGAGAACAGTAAGGAGCCGCAGCAGGAGCAGGGAGCGGTGgctgaaagagagggaggagaggaggagtaggaggaggagcaggagcaggagtctatccactgacaggcagactgaggagagggagaaggagaggggaagGTCAAGGGTTCGAGGTCCGGGTGGAGCTGTGTCTCCCGATGTGAGCCCAGACAGAGCACGGGTTCGAGCTCCCGACTCCACCACAGAACCAAGACACCACTCCCCTGACAGTGGTGCAGGGGGGCGCCACCCTATCATCAACGAAGAAGATCCAGCATCTGGCCGCCATCATAGCAAGAGGTGCTCCAGTGAGCATCTCAACAATCATCACCATCGAAATAATGAGGTCATTGCCATCAGCTCTCCTGTGAtccacatggacacacacacgtcatccTCACCGAGCACACTGTTGGAGTTCTCCCAGGCCTCACTTTCCAAAATGTGGCAGGGATTCTTTGCTCTGAAGAACAGCAGTTTTCCCACAGACCTATACATGCTGGAGGGCAGCTCCTCATTCTTTAACACTGTGATGAAGGACAGCCTGAAGCTGCAGAGTCAGAACCATCCCAGTCAGCTGAAGATTGCCCAGAGGCTTCGCATGGATCAGACCCGACTTGATGAGGTGGCGCGTCGTGTAAAACTCGGACGACCTGATGGGTTTGCCATCCTGTTGGCTCTTCAGGGCCCCATCGACCGCCAGGCCCCTGCCCCTGAGCCAGGGCTGCAGGTGCGCTTGCTTCGCCACTTGGTGACCTACCTGCGGAACAAGGAAGCAGCTGGAGTCGTGAGCCTCCCTGCTGCAAAAGAAGGGGGTCCTGGGGCGATGCTGTATGCCTTTCCTCCTGGAGACTTCTCACAACAGTACCTGCAGGCTGCCAAAAGGACTGTGGGTAATCTGGAGGAGGAGCACATGGTTATTGTAATTGTCACTGACACTAATTGA
- the manf gene encoding mesencephalic astrocyte-derived neurotrophic factor yields the protein MLYLSGLSAALALVLVLGSTEALKEGECEVCVNFLGNFYQLLKDNNVNFNSADIEKAIIKSCKDAKGKENRFCYYIGATSDAATKMINEVSKPLSYHVPVEKICEKLKRKDGQICELKYDKQLDLTTVDLKKLKVKDLKKILEEWGESCKGCAEKSDFIRKITDLMPKYAPAAAKARTDL from the exons ATGTTGTATTTAAGCGGGTTGTCGGCGGCTCTGGCGCTCGTTCTGGTGCTTGGTTCCACTGAAGCCCTGAAAGAAGGAGAGTGTGAAG TGTGTGTGAACTTCCTTGGGAACTTTTACCAGTTACTAAAGGACAACAACGTAAACTTCAACAGTGCAGACATCGAGAAGGCCATCATAAAGAGCTGCAAAGATGCTAAAGGCAAAGAAAACCGCTTT TGTTACTATATTGGTGCAACAAGTGATGCAGCCACCAAGATGATCAACGAAGTGTCCAAGCCTCTCAGCTACCATGTCCCAGTGGAGAAGATATGTGAGAAACTCAAGAGGAAGGACGGTCAGATCTGTGAACTGAAATACG acaaacagttgGACCTAACCACGGTGGACCTCAAAAAGCTTAAAGTGAAGGACCTGAAGAAGATTCTGGAGGAATGGGGCGAGTCCTGCAAAGGCTGTGCTGAAAAGTCTGATTTCATCCGTAAAATCACAGACCTCATGCCCAAGTACGCCCCTGCAGCTGCAAAAGCACGGACAGATCTGTAA